A portion of the Hymenobacter gelipurpurascens genome contains these proteins:
- a CDS encoding HNH endonuclease yields the protein MDQKVLVLNGDYTAITLCSVQKAFVLLFLEKAELIAKSDGVLRTVSKAFPKPSIIRLQRYVRVPYKGIALSRHNIMKRDHFECQYCGSTKNLTLDHVLPRSRGGDSSWSNLLTACSRCNHAKGHRTPQEAGLIIRQQPKKPTLSGFLKLSAGTLDENWHAYLH from the coding sequence ATGGATCAAAAAGTGCTCGTGTTAAACGGCGACTACACCGCCATAACGCTGTGTAGTGTACAGAAAGCCTTCGTGCTTCTGTTTTTGGAAAAAGCCGAGTTGATTGCCAAGTCCGATGGGGTGTTGCGCACGGTAAGCAAAGCCTTCCCGAAGCCCAGCATCATTCGGTTGCAGCGGTATGTGCGCGTGCCGTACAAAGGCATTGCCCTGAGCCGCCATAACATTATGAAGCGGGACCATTTTGAGTGCCAATACTGTGGCTCCACTAAAAACCTGACCCTGGACCACGTGCTGCCCAGGAGTAGGGGCGGCGACTCCAGTTGGAGCAACCTGCTCACGGCCTGCTCCAGGTGCAACCACGCCAAAGGGCATCGGACCCCGCAGGAAGCCGGCCTCATCATTCGGCAGCAACCCAAAAAACCTACCCTCAGTGGTTTCCTCAAACTAAGTGCTGGCACCCTCGACGAAAACTGGCACGCCTATCTTCACTAA
- a CDS encoding alpha/beta fold hydrolase: MSYIKAGTDANGNDVKLHYIDQGQGNPIVLIHGWPASYEMWEYQLAELPKHNNRVVAYTRRGFGNSSKTWEGNDYDTLADDLKAVLDTLDLQNVTLVGFSMGGGEVARYMSRHGGARVSKVAFISAVTPFLLQTDDNPDGAPKETFDKMVEGINKDRFDFLASFGKKFFGVGTISHPVSSATLDWMQAMCQQASPRATEQDVYAFAATDFRQDLATIKVPTLVVHGSSDETVPAKVSGERMTQFVPHAQFVEYSGAPHGLFVTEKERLNRDILAFSSGGTVEGTADRY, from the coding sequence ATGAGCTACATTAAAGCCGGCACCGATGCCAATGGCAACGACGTAAAGCTGCACTATATCGACCAGGGCCAGGGCAACCCGATTGTTCTGATACATGGCTGGCCCGCCAGCTACGAGATGTGGGAATACCAGCTGGCCGAGCTGCCTAAGCACAATAACCGTGTAGTGGCCTACACGCGCCGTGGCTTCGGCAACTCCTCCAAAACCTGGGAAGGCAATGACTACGATACGCTGGCCGACGACCTGAAAGCCGTACTCGACACGCTGGACCTGCAGAACGTGACGCTAGTGGGCTTCTCGATGGGTGGCGGCGAAGTGGCCCGCTACATGAGCCGCCACGGCGGGGCCCGCGTGAGCAAAGTGGCCTTTATTTCGGCCGTAACGCCCTTCCTGCTGCAGACCGACGATAACCCCGACGGTGCGCCCAAGGAAACCTTCGACAAGATGGTGGAAGGCATCAATAAAGACCGCTTCGACTTTCTGGCCTCGTTCGGCAAAAAGTTCTTCGGTGTTGGCACCATCAGCCACCCCGTAAGCTCCGCCACGCTGGACTGGATGCAGGCCATGTGCCAGCAAGCCTCGCCCCGCGCCACGGAGCAGGATGTGTATGCCTTTGCGGCCACCGATTTCCGCCAGGACCTGGCTACCATTAAAGTCCCTACGCTGGTTGTCCATGGCAGCAGCGACGAAACCGTGCCCGCTAAAGTGAGTGGCGAGCGGATGACCCAGTTTGTACCGCATGCCCAGTTTGTGGAGTACAGTGGCGCCCCGCACGGCCTGTTCGTGACGGAGAAAGAACGCCTGAACCGCGACATTCTGGCTTTCAGCAGTGGTGGCACGGTAGAAGGTACCGCCGACCGCTACTAG